A stretch of DNA from Planococcus antarcticus DSM 14505:
TGTTCTAAACTTTTCTTGCTTTCATGAAAATCTAATGTGGCCGCCTGTGGTCGGGCGATGATAATGTAGTCTTTCGGCTGCAAGTCGTCTTTCAATTCCAAGAAAGTTTGCCGCGTGTAGCGTTTAATACGATTGCGTGCGACTGCATTCCCTACTTTTTTGCTGACGGACAATCCTAAGCGAAATTCAGTTTGTTCACCTTTCAATACGTAAACGATAAACTGCCGATTCGCGAAAGATTTTCCTTTTTTAAAAATATGCTGAAATTCTTTGTTCTTCTTGATCCGTTGGTGCTTGTTCATTTTTTCACCTGCTTATTTTAATGCCTTCCGCCAAAATAGAGCAGAAA
This window harbors:
- the rnpA gene encoding ribonuclease P protein component yields the protein MNKHQRIKKNKEFQHIFKKGKSFANRQFIVYVLKGEQTEFRLGLSVSKKVGNAVARNRIKRYTRQTFLELKDDLQPKDYIIIARPQAATLDFHESKKSLEHVLKIARALPRK